In the Streptomyces sp. f51 genome, one interval contains:
- a CDS encoding protease inhibitor, translating to MPNTARWAATLTLTATAVCGPLVGSAHAAPSGLYAPSALVLTTGHGQTAAVATPERAVTLNCAPTASGTHPAAPDACAELRAVKGDFDALTPRNGVFCTRLYDPVVVTVEGVWQGKRVSYEHTFSNECVKNSYGTTVFAF from the coding sequence ATGCCGAACACCGCGCGTTGGGCAGCGACTCTCACCCTGACGGCCACCGCAGTCTGCGGCCCCCTTGTCGGGTCGGCCCACGCGGCCCCGTCCGGGCTCTACGCCCCCTCCGCCCTGGTGCTCACCACGGGCCACGGCCAGACGGCCGCCGTCGCGACTCCGGAGCGCGCCGTCACCCTCAACTGCGCCCCCACGGCCTCCGGGACCCATCCGGCCGCGCCCGACGCCTGCGCCGAACTGCGCGCGGTCAAGGGAGACTTCGACGCGCTGACCCCCAGAAACGGTGTCTTCTGTACCAGGCTGTACGACCCCGTGGTCGTCACCGTGGAAGGCGTCTGGCAGGGCAAGCGCGTCTCGTACGAGCACACCTTCTCCAACGAGTGCGTGAAGAACTCCTACGGGACGACGGTCTTCGCGTTCTGA